GCTGATGCTGCGCTCAGGGGCGGGCGAGAGCCTGAACGTCAAGGGTGCCTACCTGGAGGTCGTGGCCGACACGGCCGGCTCGGTCGGCGTCATCGTGGCGGGGTGGCTGGTCGCGGCCACCGGTCAGGCACTCTGGGACACGGTCATCGCGCTGGGCATCGGGGTCTTCGTCGCGGTGCGGGCGGTCTCGCTCGGGCGGCAGGTGTTCGCGGTCCTGGGGCAGCACGTGCCGGAGGAGATCGACGCCGCTGCCGTGGCGAGCGATCTGGCGGCCATCGAGGGGGTGCGGGATGTGCACGATCTGCACCTGTGGACGCTGACGTCCGGGATGAACGTCGCCACTGCCCATCTTGTGACCAGCGATCACAGTGACAACCATGCCGTCCTGGATCAGGCGCGGGACGTGCTCCGGCATCGGCATGGTGTCGCGCATGCCACGTTGCAGGTCGAGCCTGCCGATCATCAGGGGTGTGACGAGTTGGGATGGTGAGCGGAGGCGACCCTCGGTGAGCCGGCGAGCGCGGTGCGCAGCCATGGCGATCGGTGGCTGGGACTCGGCGGTGGGTGGCCCGTGAGCAGGGTAGATAGGGAGGGGGAGCGACACCACACAAAGCATGAAATGTGGGGATTCGGGGGATTTGTCGCATGCTGCCTGAAGTTCGCGGATGGTTGCGGCGCCGTACTTCGTCCGCCGGCGACTGGCCGCTCCGGGACCTGCTGGCCGCCAAGGGAGACACCACGGTCAGCGTGGTGCTCCCGGCTCGCGACGAGCGGGAGACCGTCGGGGAGATCGTCAAGGTGATCCGCC
The nucleotide sequence above comes from Nonomuraea gerenzanensis. Encoded proteins:
- a CDS encoding cation diffusion facilitator family transporter, whose protein sequence is MSFVLIGAFFVVELVFGLLSGSLSLLSDAGHMAADVVTLGAALVATRIATRPDTTGRRSYGSYRAEVFASLLAVVLMLGVAVYVVLEAIGRIGGPAEVSSGPMLAVGAIGLVVNLIALLMLRSGAGESLNVKGAYLEVVADTAGSVGVIVAGWLVAATGQALWDTVIALGIGVFVAVRAVSLGRQVFAVLGQHVPEEIDAAAVASDLAAIEGVRDVHDLHLWTLTSGMNVATAHLVTSDHSDNHAVLDQARDVLRHRHGVAHATLQVEPADHQGCDELGW